A genomic window from Quercus lobata isolate SW786 chromosome 10, ValleyOak3.0 Primary Assembly, whole genome shotgun sequence includes:
- the LOC115963048 gene encoding 2-alkenal reductase (NADP(+)-dependent)-like isoform X1, with translation MASGGGVEEVTNKQVLFKEYVSGLPKESNMHVSTSGTIKLKVPEGSNAILVKNLYLSCDPYMRPRMDQPTPGSQSYVDSFKPGSPIVGYGVAKVLDSGHPDFKKGDLIWAMTGWEEYSLITKTQGLFKIHHTDVPLSYYTGLLGMAGTTAYIGFYEICSPKKGEHVFISAASGAVGQLVGQFAKLSGCHVVGSAGSKEKVDLLKNKFGFDDAFNYKEEPDLAAALKRYFPEGIDIYFDNVGGKMLDAVLLNMRAHGRIAECGMISQYNLEKPEGVHNLMSVVWKQIRIEGFLVFEYYHLYPKFLEFVLPHIKEGKITYVEDIAEGLESAPAALIGLFTGRNVGKQVVVVARE, from the exons ATGGcgagtggtggtggtgttgaGGAAGTGACCAATAAGCAAGTGCTCTTTAAGGAGTATGTGTCAGGTTTGCCTAAAGAATCAAACATGCACGTGAGCACTTCTGGGACCATAAAATTGAAGGTTCCTGAAGGCTCTAATGCTATTCTGGTTAAAAATCTGTACTTGTCTTGCGATCCTTACATGCGTCCTCGTATGGATCAGCCCACTCCTGGGAGTCAGTCCTACGTCGATTCATTCAAACCTGGTTCG CCCATTGTTGGATATGGAGTAGCTAAAGTTTTGGATTCTGGGCATCCAGACTTCAAGAAAGGCGACTTGATTTGGGCAATGACTGGATGGGAAGAATATAGTCTCATTACAAAAACACAGGGTCTGTTTAAAATTCATCACACTGATGTGCCTCTCTCCTACTATACTGGACTTTTGG GTATGGCCGGTACGACTGCTTATATTGGTTTTTATGAGATTTGCTCTCCTAAGAAAGGAGAGCATGTCTTCATTTCAGCAGCTTCAGGGGCAGTAGGTCAACTTGTAGGACAATTTGCCAAGCTATCTGGCTGCCATGTCGTTGGAAGTGCTGGAAGCAAAGAAAAG GTCGATTTGCTGAAGAACAAGTTTGGTTTCGATGATGCTTTCAACTACAAAGAAGAACCTGACTTAGCTGCAGCTTTAAAAAG ATACTTTCCAGAAGgtattgatatttattttgacaATGTTGGGGGAAAGATGCTTGATGCTGTGCTACTCAACATGAGGGCCCATGGCCGCATTGCTGAATGTGGAATGATCTCACAGTACAACCTTGAGAAGCCTGAAGGTGTGCACAATTTAATGAGTGTGGTTTGGAAACAGATCCGGATTGAAGGATTCCTTGTTTTTGAATACTACCACCTCTATCCAAAGTTTCTGGAGTTTGTTCTGCCTCACATCAAAGAGGGGAAGATTACTTATGTGGAAGACATAGCTGAAGGCCTCGAGAGTGCCCCAGCAGCACTGATAGGACTCTTCACTGGCCGCAATGTTGGAAAACAGGTAGTGGTAGTTGCTCGTGAATGA
- the LOC115963048 gene encoding 2-alkenal reductase (NADP(+)-dependent)-like isoform X3: protein MASGGGVEEVTNKQVLFKEYVSGLPKESNMHVSTSGTIKLKVPEGSNAILVKNLYLSCDPYMRPRMDQPTPGSQSYVDSFKPGSPIVGYGVAKVLDSGHPDFKKGDLIWAMTGWEEYSLITKTQGLFKIHHTDVPLSYYTGLLGMAGTTAYIGFYEICSPKKGEHVFISAASGAVGQLVGQFAKLSGCHVVGSAGSKEKVDLLKNKFGFDDAFNYKEEPDLAAALKRQPIYRKQGITQICKLGSITL, encoded by the exons ATGGcgagtggtggtggtgttgaGGAAGTGACCAATAAGCAAGTGCTCTTTAAGGAGTATGTGTCAGGTTTGCCTAAAGAATCAAACATGCACGTGAGCACTTCTGGGACCATAAAATTGAAGGTTCCTGAAGGCTCTAATGCTATTCTGGTTAAAAATCTGTACTTGTCTTGCGATCCTTACATGCGTCCTCGTATGGATCAGCCCACTCCTGGGAGTCAGTCCTACGTCGATTCATTCAAACCTGGTTCG CCCATTGTTGGATATGGAGTAGCTAAAGTTTTGGATTCTGGGCATCCAGACTTCAAGAAAGGCGACTTGATTTGGGCAATGACTGGATGGGAAGAATATAGTCTCATTACAAAAACACAGGGTCTGTTTAAAATTCATCACACTGATGTGCCTCTCTCCTACTATACTGGACTTTTGG GTATGGCCGGTACGACTGCTTATATTGGTTTTTATGAGATTTGCTCTCCTAAGAAAGGAGAGCATGTCTTCATTTCAGCAGCTTCAGGGGCAGTAGGTCAACTTGTAGGACAATTTGCCAAGCTATCTGGCTGCCATGTCGTTGGAAGTGCTGGAAGCAAAGAAAAG GTCGATTTGCTGAAGAACAAGTTTGGTTTCGATGATGCTTTCAACTACAAAGAAGAACCTGACTTAGCTGCAGCTTTAAAAAG GCAGCCCATTTACCGGAAACAGGGGATTACTCAAATCTGTAAGCTGGGTTCAATTACACTTTG A
- the LOC115963048 gene encoding 2-alkenal reductase (NADP(+)-dependent)-like isoform X2 produces the protein MASGGGVEEVTNKQVLFKEYVSGLPKESNMHVSTSGTIKLKVPEGSNAILVKNLYLSCDPYMRPRMDQPTPGSQSYVDSFKPGSPIVGYGVAKVLDSGHPDFKKGDLIWAMTGWEEYSLITKTQGLFKIHHTDVPLSYYTGLLGMAGTTAYIGFYEICSPKKGEHVFISAASGAVGQLVGQFAKLSGCHVVGSAGSKEKVDLLKNKFGFDDAFNYKEEPDLAAALKRQPIYRKQGITQIYTFQKVLIFILTMLGERCLMLCYST, from the exons ATGGcgagtggtggtggtgttgaGGAAGTGACCAATAAGCAAGTGCTCTTTAAGGAGTATGTGTCAGGTTTGCCTAAAGAATCAAACATGCACGTGAGCACTTCTGGGACCATAAAATTGAAGGTTCCTGAAGGCTCTAATGCTATTCTGGTTAAAAATCTGTACTTGTCTTGCGATCCTTACATGCGTCCTCGTATGGATCAGCCCACTCCTGGGAGTCAGTCCTACGTCGATTCATTCAAACCTGGTTCG CCCATTGTTGGATATGGAGTAGCTAAAGTTTTGGATTCTGGGCATCCAGACTTCAAGAAAGGCGACTTGATTTGGGCAATGACTGGATGGGAAGAATATAGTCTCATTACAAAAACACAGGGTCTGTTTAAAATTCATCACACTGATGTGCCTCTCTCCTACTATACTGGACTTTTGG GTATGGCCGGTACGACTGCTTATATTGGTTTTTATGAGATTTGCTCTCCTAAGAAAGGAGAGCATGTCTTCATTTCAGCAGCTTCAGGGGCAGTAGGTCAACTTGTAGGACAATTTGCCAAGCTATCTGGCTGCCATGTCGTTGGAAGTGCTGGAAGCAAAGAAAAG GTCGATTTGCTGAAGAACAAGTTTGGTTTCGATGATGCTTTCAACTACAAAGAAGAACCTGACTTAGCTGCAGCTTTAAAAAG GCAGCCCATTTACCGGAAACAGGGGATTACTCAAATCT ATACTTTCCAGAAGgtattgatatttattttgacaATGTTGGGGGAAAGATGCTTGATGCTGTGCTACTCAACATGA